The Glycine soja cultivar W05 chromosome 9, ASM419377v2, whole genome shotgun sequence sequence TCTCCTTTGTAGAGTGGTGTGTTTCATTTCTCTGCTGAATGGTTCTTGCCAATCCAAAGTCTCCCAACTTGGCATTGTAGTCTGAGTCCAACATTATGTTGCTGGCCTTGATGTCTCTGTGAAGAACCCTCTTCTCACACCCATTGTGGAGATAGTCTAATGCTTGAGCCACGCCATGAATCACACTGTGCCTTGTTTCCCAAGTCAGTGTTGAAGAACACCCCTCTTCAAGGGTGTTGTTACCAAAAGTTTTGTCACCAAAGAGGTACTTGTCTAGGCTTCCCTTAGGCATGAACTCATACACAAGGAGAAGCTCTCTTTTCTCATAGCACCAACCTGTGAGTTTCACCAAATTCCTATGGTGAAGGCTTCCAATTGTTGTCACTTCTGCCACAAATTCTTGCTTCCCTTGGCGTGAGTTCTTAGAGACTCTCTTCACAGCTACCTCCTTATTGTCCAATAGCCCCTTGTACACAGTTCCAAATCCACCTTCTCCAAGCTTGTTTTGAGGGCTGAATCCACCTGTTGCTTTTGTTATTTCCATTAGCTTAAACTTCTTTGGAGCCATAGAGGAATATTGAATTTGATCCTCTATCCTTGGATATGCATCTTCTGGCATCTCCATATGGCGCTTCCTTTGCCAATACAAGAAAAAGATCGCCAACCCTCCTATGATGATAATAACAATCACTAATGGAACAGTAATATAAACCCACAAGAGACTTTTATTATCATCATCTGCAATATCAACACCACTGAATTCCCATGATCTTACACAGTTCAGCTCCGTGTAGTTACTTGTTGAAGCTGAGAAACCAAGGTAAACCACTTCTTGAAGATAGTTAGATAGATTAAGAGGTGGAGATACCAAAAGGGTCTTCATAGATTCTTCAAAACCAGTCATCGAACCAAAAACCGTTATCATGTCATTCATATACTGAATTTTGAATGTTACATTTATACCTGATGAAACATTGACCCCAGTGTTGATTAATGGAACCTGTTGAATGGAATTGATGCTGTTTATGTTGATGCCAACATGGTTGTCAGGGCCATCTTCTGTGAAGCTTTTTCTGGTGTCAAACTCCACTGCTAGAATCCCAGCTTGTGAAGTTCCATTAGAAGTAGCATTTACAATACCAAGCCATTCTCCATCACTGTTTTGTGGGAGAGTGGTATCTGAAGTTAAGATAAAAGCCAAGCCTTCTCCACCAGGGGTTGTTTCAGGAGTGATGTTAAGCACAAAAGTGGTGTTGAAGGAAGCAATTTGGTTCTTCTTCTTGCTCCAAAGTTTGTATGGCTTGTTGTAGAAAGCACGTCCAGAATAATCATGAATACGACCACGAATATCTGGGGTCACTTGGATGGCATCTAAGTATATTAGTGAATTCTTGCTCAGCAATAAGTCTGATTCATTCTCTTTCTGGAAGGTaaggaaattgaaataaaaacagGTAACTTTGGTAAGGGTTATGATAATGAAGATGGTTGATGCTAACTGGTATTTGACTAACCAAGGGAGGTGCATATTTCTGTTAGTGAATTGGCCAAGATTTTCAGACAAGATGAAGGATCAGCAACAagggattaatttgaaggcTAATTCTGAGTTATGAAATGTTTAGGATGCATCATTAACTCCTATGTTTTTATGACCATATATTATACTGTGGACTAGGTCGATTAACTCAaggttgttttattttatttttttaaaattgtttatccTTGTTTCTTTAGCTTATCTTTTTCGGGAAAAACTCTTGCGTCGTCTTTGAggaatggaaataaaaaaatctccacttaccattaaaataatattagtttGAACACTTACAAAGCCTAGTAGATTTCATAAACAGATTCAGAGCATTTAGTTGTGAATTAAGAACGCATCCggtcaaaacagaaaaaaaagtaagaacgTATTGAAATTGTaaaggtttttttatttatttatttatgtgaaaAAGGTTTAATTAGGAAAGATAAAGTCTTATCTCTAATGGTGGATTACAAAATATTCATAATGTGcatttaggtaaaaaaaaactttaacacTAATTAGATACGTGctttaaatgtaaatatttatgtgtaagttatttttataatcaaagaaaatatggtcaatttttttttaagaaaagataCGGTCAAACTATCTCCATATAAGATGtatattgttttcaaaactatcTTTTGAAGAGTTCAaagaaataagttaaaaataatttataaacatgtaCTATTAAGTTTGTctctaaatataatattattttaattaattcatatattttaagaaagttAGTTAATTTAACGTCAAATAATCACTTTCGTCCCTCAACGATAAAGTCCTAATAAGTTTGTCTtcaaaagatataaatttaaattttaatccccttttcttattaatcaatgttatgcttattattatatttgttctaaCTTATGCTTGCTATcttcactatttttttaagtgtttattgtaatattatgttgtaaccataaaaaaatgggagaaatgaagattaaattatgttttactcttaaataaaataaaattttgagtttGACAAATTAGTCAAATTGAAACTTactgacattttggtccaatgaGAATTTACTAACATTTTGATTCAATATATTCAATAGTCATGTAacaatcatttttataatattttcatccATGTGTATCACGTATGCTTTTTCATTAACGGTAACAGATAAAAGTTAACGGATGAtgaatttgtcacacttttttcactttcggagattaaaatttgaatttatatatttcaaggacaaatttgttaatgttttacaTATTTAGGGAGGAAAATGTCTATATccttaatttaattaacaatattaaatttgtcaataatttgttttattttttcaaaattattcataaaattgtTAGGACTCATAATCTTACTATCTCTACGTAGATTCTATTCCATAATACATTTTAGTTAGTCTTTAGCTTTTTTTAATTGcttctaatattttttgaaacactaatttttaactttttatattttcttccacTTGTATtcttgatatatttatttatttttcttgttatttttaattttactgtacacttctaataaaaaaaaatcttatattaatgAATGGAGTATCATAAACCATTTTCATAACTTCTCCTAAACAATTATACAAGcgcttatataatatataaagataattttaaatatttcctaATGTATGTAACGAAAATGTTAGAACTTGAATTGGAGCCAAAAATTAGATCTGGCTTTGATCTTTCGACCGCTACCTACCACCCAATCTACCTAGAGTTTGTCCCAACAAAATATTTCATGTAATAGGAATTAGGATCCACcagttaaagaataaaatacaatCAACTAATTGAATACaagtgattaatatattaaaattcaagttaaattatttaaatatttatttgaatgtgATTTTTgacgaaaataatttttatc is a genomic window containing:
- the LOC114425698 gene encoding probable L-type lectin-domain containing receptor kinase S.5 encodes the protein MHLPWLVKYQLASTIFIIITLTKVTCFYFNFLTFQKENESDLLLSKNSLIYLDAIQVTPDIRGRIHDYSGRAFYNKPYKLWSKKKNQIASFNTTFVLNITPETTPGGEGLAFILTSDTTLPQNSDGEWLGIVNATSNGTSQAGILAVEFDTRKSFTEDGPDNHVGININSINSIQQVPLINTGVNVSSGINVTFKIQYMNDMITVFGSMTGFEESMKTLLVSPPLNLSNYLQEVVYLGFSASTSNYTELNCVRSWEFSGVDIADDDNKSLLWVYITVPLVIVIIIIGGLAIFFLYWQRKRHMEMPEDAYPRIEDQIQYSSMAPKKFKLMEITKATGGFSPQNKLGEGGFGTVYKGLLDNKEVAVKRVSKNSRQGKQEFVAEVTTIGSLHHRNLVKLTGWCYEKRELLLVYEFMPKGSLDKYLFGDKTFGNNTLEEGCSSTLTWETRHSVIHGVAQALDYLHNGCEKRVLHRDIKASNIMLDSDYNAKLGDFGLARTIQQRNETHHSTKEIAGTPGYMAPETFLTSRATVETDVYAFGVLVLEVVCGRKPGSVYAQDDYKNSIVYWVWDLYGKGEVVGVVDARLKKEEIKEEEVECVVVLGLACCHPNPHHRPSMRTVLQVLNGEAPPPEVPKERPVFMWPAMPPSFKEAEDNSLIQGTLTPFTEITGR